A region from the Mucilaginibacter sp. CSA2-8R genome encodes:
- a CDS encoding DUF2905 domain-containing protein produces MHKLHARQPIGKLLIAAGALLLIAGLLWYFFTDKLRWIGHLPGDIRIERENFSFYFPVTTLVLLNLIIFILVRVCNWISNS; encoded by the coding sequence GTGCATAAACTACATGCAAGGCAACCTATAGGTAAATTATTAATTGCAGCCGGCGCATTGTTATTGATTGCCGGTTTACTCTGGTACTTTTTTACTGATAAACTGCGCTGGATTGGCCACCTTCCCGGCGACATCCGTATTGAGCGCGAAAATTTCAGTTTTTATTTCCCTGTTACTACGTTGGTGTTGCTCAACCTCATCATCTTTATTTTAGTGCGGGTTTGTAATTGGATAAGCAACAGCTAA
- a CDS encoding molybdopterin molybdotransferase MoeA, whose protein sequence is MMITVQEALNQVYAQAKPLAVEEIDLLQTRGRVLAKTIIADRDFPPFNRATMDGIAINTSAFEQGRREFSVEAIQPAGHPQLELQNRDHCIEVMTGAMLPVGCNAVIRYEDILLENQVAQVQLDTVIAYQNVHLQGADEKEGQTLVEPGTKITPAIIAIAASVGLNKLSVYQLPKVAVCSTGDELVAITEKPEPHQIRQSNSYMLIAGLAQEVITANRYHLPDEPKLMVEQLTGLIENYDVLLFSGAVSKGKFDFLPQVLQQLNMHTLFHSIAQRPGKPLLFGKFDNGVLAFGFPGNPVSTWICYQIYFRAWLYSSLNIKLPVVQAAISKTITFKPALIHHVLVKLINQDGKMIATPVNTSTSGDMVNLMQAEGYLSLPAEQDSFEAGTLFNVQLFQ, encoded by the coding sequence ATGATGATTACTGTACAAGAGGCCTTAAATCAAGTTTATGCTCAGGCTAAGCCTTTAGCTGTTGAAGAGATAGATTTGCTGCAAACCAGAGGGCGTGTATTAGCGAAAACCATCATTGCCGACCGTGATTTTCCGCCCTTTAACCGGGCCACTATGGACGGTATTGCCATTAATACATCAGCGTTTGAGCAGGGCCGGCGGGAGTTTTCTGTCGAGGCTATACAGCCTGCAGGTCATCCACAACTGGAGTTGCAAAATCGTGATCATTGTATCGAGGTCATGACCGGTGCTATGTTGCCGGTTGGTTGTAACGCGGTGATCCGTTATGAGGATATCCTGCTGGAAAACCAGGTAGCTCAGGTACAATTGGATACCGTTATCGCCTATCAAAATGTTCATTTACAGGGTGCAGACGAAAAGGAGGGACAGACCTTAGTTGAACCAGGAACTAAAATTACGCCAGCTATTATCGCCATTGCAGCATCAGTAGGATTAAACAAACTAAGCGTTTACCAATTACCTAAAGTAGCAGTTTGTTCAACTGGCGATGAATTGGTTGCAATTACAGAAAAGCCCGAGCCTCATCAAATCAGGCAATCTAACAGTTACATGCTGATAGCCGGCTTAGCCCAGGAGGTTATTACAGCGAATAGGTATCATCTACCTGACGAACCCAAGTTGATGGTTGAGCAATTAACCGGATTAATAGAAAACTACGATGTGCTATTGTTCTCGGGTGCGGTATCTAAAGGTAAGTTTGATTTTTTGCCGCAGGTGTTGCAGCAGCTAAACATGCATACGCTGTTTCATAGCATTGCACAAAGGCCTGGCAAGCCTTTGCTGTTTGGTAAATTCGACAACGGAGTATTGGCATTTGGCTTTCCGGGCAACCCGGTATCTACCTGGATTTGTTATCAGATTTATTTTCGCGCTTGGTTATATAGTTCGTTAAATATTAAACTCCCGGTAGTACAGGCAGCCATCAGTAAAACGATAACCTTTAAACCGGCATTAATACACCACGTGTTAGTTAAGCTGATTAACCAGGATGGTAAAATGATAGCCACACCGGTAAACACCTCAACCTCCGGCGATATGGTTAACCTGATGCAGGCCGAGGGCTATTTGAGCTTACCTGCCGAACAGGATAGTTTTGAAGCCGGAACCCTATTTAATGTGCAGCTATTTCAATAA
- a CDS encoding molybdenum cofactor biosynthesis protein MoaE, with the protein MLIKLVEHIDLNEAYAYLQSPEAGAVNLFVGTVRNHSKGKDVVRLDFEAYDAMAIRQMEHIAHEAFSKWPLVKLAIVHAVGAKDPGIPVVVIGVSSAHRDASFEACRFLIDELKKTVPIWKKEFYEDNSVWVNAHP; encoded by the coding sequence GTGTTAATTAAATTAGTTGAACATATCGATTTGAATGAGGCATATGCCTACCTGCAGTCGCCCGAAGCTGGTGCGGTAAACCTGTTTGTAGGAACGGTGCGTAATCATTCAAAAGGCAAAGACGTCGTTAGGCTTGATTTTGAAGCCTATGATGCTATGGCTATTCGCCAGATGGAGCATATAGCGCATGAGGCTTTTAGCAAATGGCCTTTGGTAAAGCTGGCCATTGTGCATGCGGTGGGTGCAAAAGATCCAGGCATACCCGTAGTAGTTATTGGAGTTTCGTCTGCTCATCGTGATGCTTCTTTTGAGGCCTGCCGGTTTTTAATTGATGAGCTGAAAAAGACAGTGCCGATCTGGAAAAAAGAATTTTACGAAGATAATAGTGTGTGGGTAAATGCCCATCCTTAA
- a CDS encoding tetratricopeptide repeat protein: MSKYFLPILLCLISTRTFAGFDANANCNQAYKNILSFKLKAARQQIDHEKAIHPQNSFTILLDDYYDYFWMLSTESKNDYDRLKSNKADRLDRLDDEDKNSPWRNFALAQVNLHWALLNARFGDNTAAGFAINKAHRQLQDNQKKFPTFLPDDIPLGVVNVALGALPDGALKSILNIFGIKGSISNGITMLQNTIAQLPASNYAMFYDEAVFYTTYLQTDVVNDEHAYTKMLKYTARMDNSSLLKSYIEGYIALRSGHSNEAISFLDKRPDGNEYQPYPYLDYLMAIAKMNVSDNSANDYFNKFLQTNKGVNFIKDSYLHLAWDALLDGNTKRYTAFTQLVKTKGYTYNDKDKRALTEIADPQYNPDLLRARLWFDGGLYAKALALLKEQNADKYTTTHDKAEYHYRLGRIYDAMQQDSNALNSYQQAINLGKGTNYYFAPMSALRAGNIYEQHHDISRANTYYNMAIGFKNHQQENSIEQKAKEGLKRIKP; the protein is encoded by the coding sequence ATGAGTAAATATTTTCTACCTATCCTGCTCTGCCTAATCAGCACTCGTACTTTTGCCGGTTTTGATGCTAATGCCAATTGTAACCAAGCGTATAAAAATATATTGAGCTTTAAGCTTAAAGCTGCCCGTCAGCAAATAGATCACGAAAAAGCCATCCATCCGCAAAATAGCTTCACCATTCTGCTCGACGATTATTATGACTACTTCTGGATGCTGAGTACAGAAAGCAAAAATGATTATGACCGCCTGAAAAGCAATAAAGCCGACCGCTTGGATAGGCTGGATGATGAGGACAAAAATTCGCCCTGGCGCAATTTTGCATTGGCGCAGGTAAACCTGCATTGGGCACTGTTAAATGCCCGCTTTGGCGACAACACAGCAGCCGGCTTTGCCATTAATAAAGCACACCGGCAATTACAGGACAACCAAAAGAAGTTCCCCACATTTTTGCCGGACGATATTCCGTTAGGTGTGGTAAACGTGGCTTTAGGTGCCCTGCCCGACGGAGCGCTGAAAAGCATTTTAAATATTTTTGGCATCAAAGGCAGTATCAGCAACGGCATCACTATGCTGCAGAACACTATTGCGCAGTTGCCGGCATCAAACTATGCGATGTTTTATGATGAGGCGGTGTTTTATACTACCTACTTACAAACCGATGTAGTGAACGATGAGCATGCATATACAAAAATGCTTAAATATACTGCCCGTATGGATAACAGCAGCTTGCTGAAGAGTTATATTGAAGGCTATATTGCACTGCGGAGCGGGCACAGTAATGAAGCCATCAGTTTTTTAGACAAGCGTCCGGATGGCAATGAATATCAACCTTATCCTTACTTGGATTACCTGATGGCTATTGCCAAAATGAATGTATCAGATAATTCGGCCAACGATTATTTTAACAAATTTTTACAGACCAATAAGGGTGTAAATTTTATTAAAGACAGCTATTTACATTTAGCCTGGGATGCCTTGCTCGATGGCAATACTAAACGCTACACTGCCTTTACCCAACTGGTAAAAACCAAGGGTTATACTTATAATGACAAAGACAAACGTGCTTTAACAGAAATTGCCGACCCGCAATATAACCCCGATTTACTGCGGGCCCGGTTATGGTTTGACGGGGGTCTGTATGCTAAAGCATTAGCATTGCTCAAAGAGCAAAACGCTGATAAATACACAACTACTCATGATAAAGCCGAATACCATTACCGCCTCGGCCGTATTTATGATGCCATGCAGCAAGACAGCAACGCCTTAAACAGCTACCAGCAAGCCATTAACTTAGGTAAAGGCACCAATTATTACTTTGCGCCAATGTCGGCTTTACGGGCAGGCAATATTTATGAGCAGCACCATGATATCAGCAGGGCCAATACTTACTATAACATGGCTATCGGCTTTAAAAACCATCAGCAAGAAAACAGCATTGAGCAAAAAGCTAAAGAAGGCTTAAAGCGTATTAAGCCTTAA
- a CDS encoding TM2 domain-containing protein, with the protein MQQNSFSMLSGITPEEFLFLQQATVGLNDQQLNSFKMLYMGKRRNPTDILLFTLLGFVGFNGIQRFVVGQIGMGIIYMITFGFCWIGTIVDLINHKSIANNYNKDMAYEALQMVKMGA; encoded by the coding sequence ATGCAACAAAATTCTTTTTCCATGTTGTCGGGCATCACGCCCGAAGAGTTTCTCTTTTTACAGCAAGCTACTGTTGGTTTGAACGACCAGCAACTCAACAGCTTTAAAATGCTGTATATGGGCAAACGCCGTAACCCTACAGATATATTATTATTCACGCTTTTAGGCTTTGTAGGATTCAACGGAATTCAACGCTTTGTAGTAGGGCAAATTGGTATGGGAATTATTTATATGATAACCTTTGGTTTTTGTTGGATAGGCACTATCGTTGATTTAATTAATCATAAAAGTATAGCTAATAATTACAACAAAGACATGGCTTACGAAGCCCTGCAAATGGTAAAAATGGGTGCATAA
- a CDS encoding HesA/MoeB/ThiF family protein: MNKPINRERYLRQTQLTNFGEAAQLKLAQAKVLVVGAGGLGVPALQYLTGMGVGTIGIIDFDTICLSNLHRQVLYTEAEVGQSKAMVAHAKLKALNAEVDIQIYNEALTVGNALKLVGQYDVIIDATDNFSTRYLLNDACVILNKPFVYGAVQQYEGYVSVFNYQGGPTYRCLYPQPPAANEIPDCNTAGVLGVVPGIIGMQQALQAIKVITGIGHTLSGYLQIYDFLSDEQYKVKLKLNPENKTIKTLQNSYEPVSCQTVQQLSVEELYDWYESGKSFRLIDVREPDEFAEEHLKGATSCPLHQLKPAEIALNNTIPTVLFCQKGARSSKAAQMLQQQYPTAYIYSVLGGMDFWQDEFDDEYLVRS, encoded by the coding sequence TTGAACAAACCGATAAACCGCGAACGCTATTTACGCCAAACGCAGCTAACTAATTTTGGCGAGGCAGCGCAATTAAAACTGGCGCAGGCTAAGGTGTTGGTGGTAGGTGCCGGAGGGTTGGGTGTACCGGCTTTACAATATCTAACAGGTATGGGCGTAGGTACTATTGGTATTATCGATTTTGATACCATCTGCCTTTCCAACCTGCACCGGCAAGTATTGTATACCGAAGCTGAAGTTGGGCAGAGTAAAGCTATGGTGGCTCATGCAAAACTGAAAGCATTGAATGCCGAGGTTGATATTCAAATCTACAACGAAGCTTTAACCGTTGGCAACGCTTTAAAACTTGTTGGGCAGTATGATGTAATTATTGATGCCACCGATAATTTTAGTACCCGGTATTTATTGAATGATGCGTGCGTAATATTGAATAAACCCTTTGTTTATGGTGCGGTGCAGCAATACGAAGGGTATGTAAGTGTTTTTAACTACCAGGGTGGGCCAACCTACCGGTGCTTGTACCCGCAGCCTCCAGCAGCTAACGAAATACCTGATTGTAATACCGCCGGTGTGCTGGGCGTAGTGCCGGGCATTATTGGTATGCAGCAGGCTTTACAAGCCATTAAAGTAATTACCGGGATCGGACATACCTTGTCAGGCTATTTGCAGATATATGACTTTTTGAGCGACGAGCAATACAAGGTAAAACTGAAGCTGAATCCTGAAAATAAAACGATCAAAACATTGCAAAACAGTTACGAACCTGTATCCTGTCAAACCGTGCAGCAACTATCGGTAGAAGAATTGTACGATTGGTATGAATCGGGTAAAAGTTTCCGGTTGATTGATGTACGTGAACCGGATGAGTTTGCAGAAGAGCATTTAAAAGGAGCAACGTCTTGCCCGTTACATCAACTTAAGCCTGCTGAAATTGCATTGAATAATACAATACCTACAGTGTTATTTTGCCAAAAAGGTGCCCGGAGCAGCAAGGCCGCGCAGATGCTGCAACAGCAGTACCCAACAGCCTATATTTACAGCGTGTTAGGCGGTATGGATTTTTGGCAGGATGAGTTTGATGATGAATACCTGGTGCGTTCATAA
- the moaA gene encoding GTP 3',8-cyclase MoaA has protein sequence MPILNVMSERVLIDKYGRQLNYLRLSVTDRCNFRCYYCMPEEGIDFARRKDLMTFDEMLYLSSVFCKLGVSKIRITGGEPFVRNGIMPFLRKLSQTDNLKEITVTSNGTLSERYQAELLQIGIRKINISLDSLSRERFAQITRRDNFDGVYASIFKLLDSGFDIKLNCVVAENKNIQDIIPFIELTKNYALSVRFLEEMPFNGSDGSQVQSDWDYKRIYEYVAGQYTDINRLISDANSTSVNYKIPGYAGSFGIIPSFSRTFCGTCNRIRLSATGELRTCLYGPPVVNLRDVLRKGVSAADLEQEIIQAVSQRERDGYAAELASQGDIHTSMSVLGG, from the coding sequence ATGCCCATCCTTAATGTAATGAGCGAACGTGTATTGATAGATAAATATGGCAGGCAACTGAATTACCTGCGGCTTTCGGTTACCGACCGCTGTAACTTCAGGTGCTACTACTGCATGCCCGAAGAAGGCATTGACTTTGCCCGCCGCAAAGATTTAATGACTTTTGACGAGATGCTGTATCTGTCGTCCGTGTTTTGCAAACTTGGGGTTTCTAAAATACGCATCACCGGCGGCGAGCCTTTTGTGCGCAACGGTATCATGCCTTTTTTAAGAAAGTTGAGCCAGACCGATAACCTGAAAGAAATTACGGTAACCAGCAATGGTACATTATCCGAACGGTACCAGGCAGAACTTTTGCAGATCGGCATCCGCAAAATTAACATTAGTTTAGACTCACTAAGCCGCGAACGTTTTGCGCAGATTACCCGGCGAGATAATTTTGACGGCGTATATGCCAGTATTTTTAAACTATTGGATAGCGGCTTCGACATAAAACTGAATTGCGTAGTAGCCGAAAATAAAAACATACAAGATATTATACCCTTTATTGAGCTGACCAAAAATTACGCTTTGTCGGTGCGCTTTTTAGAGGAGATGCCTTTTAATGGCAGCGACGGTTCGCAGGTGCAATCAGATTGGGATTATAAGCGGATATATGAATATGTTGCCGGTCAGTATACAGATATTAATCGCCTGATCAGTGATGCTAACTCTACTTCGGTAAATTATAAAATTCCGGGTTATGCGGGTAGCTTTGGTATTATTCCCTCGTTTAGCCGTACATTTTGTGGTACCTGTAACCGGATAAGACTGTCGGCCACCGGCGAGTTACGTACCTGCCTGTATGGCCCACCGGTTGTTAACTTGCGCGATGTGTTAAGAAAAGGCGTTTCGGCGGCTGATTTGGAGCAAGAAATTATTCAGGCGGTAAGCCAACGTGAGCGCGATGGCTATGCCGCAGAGCTGGCCAGTCAGGGCGATATTCATACCTCAATGTCTGTACTGGGCGGATAA
- the moaD gene encoding molybdopterin converting factor subunit 1 encodes MKVLLFGITREITGQSRINIPEIAGINTVKALKDWLGQQYPALQSLSSMAVAVDSEYAQDEDALTPEQEIALIPPVSGG; translated from the coding sequence ATGAAAGTATTATTGTTTGGCATCACCCGCGAAATTACCGGCCAAAGCCGGATTAACATTCCGGAAATTGCCGGTATTAATACGGTTAAGGCATTAAAAGATTGGTTAGGGCAGCAATATCCTGCATTGCAAAGTTTATCATCTATGGCTGTAGCTGTTGATAGCGAGTATGCGCAGGACGAAGATGCTCTAACGCCTGAGCAGGAAATAGCCTTGATACCACCCGTGAGTGGCGGATAA
- a CDS encoding DUF4199 domain-containing protein — MKNAVISGIIIGVVSGLWLFIMRWTGHKMLDDQLTPIEYISILIPVLGVFFGLKGYRDDELNGRMNFLQGLIQSFKILLIGGVIAGFAGIVYINYVAAEDNFRDFSGRLFGALLIGVLSSLAATLLLMTKSNNSID; from the coding sequence ATGAAAAACGCTGTTATATCCGGAATCATCATTGGAGTTGTGAGCGGACTTTGGCTATTTATTATGCGCTGGACCGGCCACAAAATGTTAGACGACCAATTAACACCTATCGAATACATCTCTATACTAATACCGGTTTTAGGAGTATTTTTTGGATTGAAAGGATACCGCGACGACGAACTGAACGGTCGGATGAATTTTTTACAAGGCTTGATACAAAGCTTCAAGATTTTGCTGATTGGTGGGGTAATTGCAGGGTTTGCCGGTATAGTTTATATTAATTACGTAGCGGCCGAAGATAATTTCCGAGATTTTTCGGGCCGTCTATTCGGGGCCTTGCTCATTGGTGTACTATCATCACTGGCAGCCACTTTATTACTCATGACTAAATCAAACAATTCTATAGATTAA
- a CDS encoding ATP-binding cassette domain-containing protein: protein MIKINIYKKLHLPQGNGELRIDTEISSQSFTALYGPSGAGKTSLLRIIAGLLKPERGIIEVNGQTWLNTDRKINLPPQKRNIGFVFQDYALFPNMTVEENLRYALPTHQSPARVQELMAIMNLQAWGNLKPDVLSGGQKQRVALARALVREPEVLLLDEPLSALDDATRLQLQQELLKVHQQYNLTTLLVSHHLPEIYKLATHVIKIEHGQLLQSGSAAQVFGWQLESDNLYLTGEVVGIETEALKILVQQRLVGVKHSSQTKNLKVGDKVSLQATDLLLHKLS from the coding sequence ATGATTAAAATTAACATCTATAAAAAACTGCATCTGCCCCAAGGTAACGGCGAGTTGAGGATAGATACCGAAATCAGCAGTCAGTCTTTTACCGCATTATACGGACCATCGGGCGCCGGTAAAACAAGCTTGTTACGCATCATAGCCGGTTTATTAAAACCCGAGCGAGGCATCATTGAAGTAAACGGACAAACCTGGCTTAATACGGATAGAAAAATAAACCTGCCGCCACAAAAAAGAAACATTGGGTTCGTATTTCAGGATTACGCGCTATTCCCCAATATGACAGTAGAAGAAAACCTGCGTTATGCTTTGCCGACGCATCAGTCGCCGGCGCGCGTGCAGGAGTTAATGGCAATCATGAATTTACAGGCCTGGGGCAATCTTAAACCTGATGTGCTATCGGGCGGGCAAAAGCAGCGGGTGGCCCTGGCACGCGCGTTGGTCAGAGAGCCGGAAGTATTACTGTTAGATGAACCTTTGTCGGCCTTAGACGATGCAACGCGCTTGCAATTGCAGCAGGAGTTATTGAAAGTACATCAACAATATAACCTAACTACGTTATTGGTGAGCCATCATTTACCCGAAATATATAAGCTGGCTACTCATGTAATTAAAATTGAGCACGGGCAATTGCTGCAAAGCGGCAGCGCGGCTCAGGTTTTTGGCTGGCAGCTTGAAAGCGATAATCTCTATTTAACAGGAGAGGTAGTTGGTATAGAGACCGAAGCGCTGAAAATATTAGTACAACAGCGTTTAGTTGGGGTAAAACATTCTTCACAAACTAAAAATTTAAAGGTTGGCGACAAGGTAAGTCTACAAGCCACTGACTTATTATTGCACAAGCTTTCGTAA
- the modB gene encoding molybdate ABC transporter permease subunit has translation MLYQPLWLTLQLALITTGCLLVIGIPIAAWLAQSKFKLKPAVEAMVSLPLVLPPSVLGFYLLLAFSPASGFGKFLNDVLGIRLVFSFTGLVISSIIYSLPFMVHPVQAGLEALPGSLREASQTLGKSSWQTFIHVLLPNIKPALFTGVVLSFAHTLGEFGLVLMIGGNIPGITKVASIAIYDEVESLNFKAAHIYAGILLAMSFCILVAVYVVNKHLTRNRLTA, from the coding sequence ATGCTGTATCAACCCCTATGGCTAACTCTTCAACTGGCACTCATAACTACCGGTTGTTTATTAGTTATCGGGATCCCTATTGCCGCATGGCTGGCTCAAAGTAAATTCAAGCTCAAACCGGCGGTCGAAGCTATGGTTAGCCTACCCTTAGTGCTGCCACCCTCCGTATTAGGGTTTTACTTATTGCTGGCTTTTAGTCCTGCAAGCGGATTCGGCAAATTTTTAAACGATGTATTAGGCATACGTTTGGTGTTTTCGTTTACTGGCTTAGTAATTAGTTCTATCATCTACAGTTTGCCTTTTATGGTACACCCGGTACAAGCAGGATTAGAAGCCTTGCCCGGCAGCTTGCGCGAGGCTTCGCAAACATTAGGTAAATCGTCGTGGCAAACTTTTATACACGTTTTATTGCCCAACATCAAGCCTGCCTTATTTACAGGCGTTGTATTGAGCTTTGCACACACGCTGGGAGAGTTCGGTTTGGTGCTGATGATTGGTGGCAATATTCCGGGTATTACTAAAGTAGCTTCGATTGCTATTTATGATGAGGTTGAATCACTCAACTTTAAAGCAGCCCACATTTATGCCGGTATTCTGCTGGCTATGTCATTCTGTATTTTGGTGGCCGTATACGTGGTTAACAAACATTTAACCCGAAACCGACTTACCGCATGA
- a CDS encoding C4-type zinc ribbon domain-containing protein yields the protein MEQTVEQKLKALYDLQTIHTKIDRIRQVRGELPMEVADLEDDVAGLETRIQKIKNELDDLEDDIVNRKNVIRDAQANIKKYEAQLNDVKNNREYDAISKEVEIQGLDIQVSEKKIREYGFEITSKTQIYDKALAELEGRRADLDAKKAELDNITSETEKDEAELNSQAEVAKQNIEERLLIAYSRLRGNAKNGLAVVTIQRDSCSGCFNQIPPQRQSDIRQRKKIIVCEHCGRILVDEQMALEEEEHA from the coding sequence ATGGAACAAACCGTAGAACAAAAGCTAAAAGCTTTGTATGACCTACAAACTATCCACACCAAGATTGACAGAATACGCCAGGTAAGAGGTGAATTGCCTATGGAAGTTGCCGACCTGGAAGATGATGTGGCCGGTCTGGAAACCCGCATTCAGAAAATAAAAAATGAACTGGATGATTTGGAAGACGATATTGTAAACCGCAAAAACGTTATCCGTGATGCGCAGGCCAATATTAAAAAATATGAAGCTCAGCTAAACGACGTTAAAAACAACCGTGAGTACGATGCAATCTCGAAAGAGGTTGAAATACAAGGCCTGGACATCCAGGTGAGCGAGAAAAAAATCAGAGAGTATGGTTTTGAAATTACTTCAAAAACTCAAATCTATGATAAAGCGTTAGCTGAACTGGAAGGCCGCCGTGCTGACCTTGATGCTAAAAAAGCAGAGCTGGATAATATTACTTCTGAAACTGAAAAAGACGAAGCTGAGTTAAACAGCCAGGCCGAAGTAGCTAAACAAAATATTGAAGAGCGTTTACTGATAGCCTACTCCCGCCTGCGTGGCAATGCTAAAAATGGCCTGGCCGTAGTAACTATTCAGCGCGACTCTTGCTCAGGTTGTTTTAACCAAATCCCGCCGCAGCGTCAGTCTGATATTCGTCAGCGCAAAAAAATCATCGTTTGCGAACATTGCGGTCGTATATTGGTTGATGAACAAATGGCGCTCGAAGAAGAAGAGCACGCATAA
- a CDS encoding Nif3-like dinuclear metal center hexameric protein — protein MKLNELTAYLESIAPLAYQEDYDNSGLIVGHGNQELSRALISLDCTEAVVDEAIATGCQLIISHHPIVFKGLKKFNGKSYVERVVQKAIKHDIALYAIHTNLDNVMDGVNARIGQTLGLKNMRILSAKSGILKKLVTYVPHSHADAVRNALFSAGAGNIGNYSEVSFNAGGTGTFKGNESASPYVGQLNERHQEAETRIETIYPAYLESKILMALFLNHPYEEVAYDLYTLTNQHQQVGAGMIGELEYSVSEQDFLAQLKTSMKAAVIRHTELKNKPVKKVAVCGGSGGFLLKQAIAAGADVFVTADYKYHEFFDAEGKIVIADIGHFESEQFTQQLLHEIIQKKFSNFAVRLTEINTNPIKYFI, from the coding sequence ATGAAGTTAAACGAATTAACCGCTTATCTGGAAAGCATTGCACCGCTGGCTTACCAGGAAGATTATGACAACTCGGGCCTGATAGTAGGCCATGGCAATCAAGAACTTAGCCGGGCGCTTATTTCTTTGGATTGTACCGAGGCCGTAGTAGACGAAGCCATTGCTACTGGCTGCCAGCTCATCATTTCGCACCACCCCATTGTATTCAAAGGGCTTAAAAAATTCAATGGCAAATCGTATGTAGAGCGTGTAGTGCAAAAAGCTATTAAGCATGATATTGCCTTGTACGCCATCCATACCAATTTAGATAATGTGATGGATGGGGTGAATGCACGCATAGGCCAAACGTTGGGTTTAAAAAACATGCGTATACTTTCGGCTAAATCGGGCATACTCAAAAAGCTGGTTACTTATGTACCGCATAGCCATGCTGATGCCGTGCGCAATGCCTTGTTTAGCGCAGGCGCAGGCAACATTGGCAACTATAGTGAGGTTAGCTTTAATGCCGGAGGTACAGGAACCTTTAAAGGCAACGAAAGCGCCAGCCCGTACGTTGGTCAGCTCAACGAGCGGCACCAGGAAGCAGAAACCCGGATAGAAACTATATACCCGGCCTACCTGGAAAGTAAAATACTGATGGCGTTGTTTTTAAACCACCCTTACGAAGAGGTAGCTTATGATTTATATACCCTAACCAACCAGCACCAGCAGGTAGGTGCAGGCATGATAGGCGAACTCGAATATTCCGTAAGCGAGCAGGACTTTCTTGCTCAACTAAAAACGAGCATGAAAGCAGCTGTGATCAGGCATACCGAGTTAAAAAACAAACCGGTAAAAAAAGTGGCAGTTTGCGGTGGCTCAGGAGGCTTTTTATTAAAGCAGGCTATTGCTGCCGGGGCCGACGTTTTTGTTACGGCCGATTACAAGTATCATGAGTTTTTTGATGCGGAAGGAAAGATAGTTATTGCCGACATCGGACATTTTGAAAGTGAGCAATTTACGCAGCAACTATTGCATGAAATAATACAGAAAAAATTTAGTAACTTTGCGGTCCGTTTAACAGAAATTAATACAAACCCCATAAAATATTTTATTTGA